A genomic region of Runella rosea contains the following coding sequences:
- a CDS encoding response regulator transcription factor, producing the protein MTRQHIKIVIVDDEPNILMSLEFLMKKEGYKVFIARDGEEAVDIVRTEIPDVVLLDIMMPKVDGYEVCRFIKSSPEYQHAKVIFMSSKSRETDLQKGYDLGADLYIPKPFSTRDMVAKVNALTMSAV; encoded by the coding sequence ATGACACGCCAACATATAAAAATAGTAATAGTAGACGACGAACCCAATATTTTGATGTCGCTGGAATTCCTGATGAAAAAGGAAGGATACAAAGTTTTTATTGCCCGCGACGGCGAGGAGGCCGTTGATATCGTTCGCACCGAAATTCCAGACGTTGTTTTGTTAGATATTATGATGCCCAAAGTAGACGGCTATGAGGTGTGCCGTTTTATCAAAAGCTCACCAGAATATCAACATGCTAAGGTCATCTTTATGAGTTCAAAAAGCCGCGAAACTGACCTGCAAAAAGGATATGATCTTGGCGCCGATTTATACATACCTAAACCGTTTTCAACCCGCGACATGGTGGCCAAAGTAAACGCACTTACAATGAGCGCTGTGTAG
- a CDS encoding propionyl-CoA synthetase, translating to MQSSTPSYAGFYEASLASPVDFWAEQATKIAWYNAPVQTLTVNEKGFYRWFDGGTLNTCYLAVDYHVEHGRAEQVALIYDSPVTKNVQKYTYAQLQSEVAKLAGALRQLGVEKGDCVVIYMPMVPEAAFAMLACARLGAVHSVVFGGFAPHELAIRIDDTRPKVVISASCGIEFERVIPYKPLLDDAIRLAQFKPPHCLILQRPQIHALVQVERDVDFSTAVAQAEPVDCVPVDALDPLYVLYTSGTTGKPKGIVRDNGGHAVAMKFSMQYVYNIKPGDVYWAASDLGWAVGHSYIIYAPLIQGCTTILFEGKPVRTPDAGTFWRIISEHRVKVFFTAPTAFRAIRKEDPQAEFLQKYDLDCLQQLFVAGERCDPSTLKWLQEITNKPIIDHWWQTESGWPMIANMTGVELLPVKPGSATKPVSGFDVQILDEDGQPLGANQEGYVCLKLPLPPGCLPTLWNDDARFQESYLSKFPGYYFSGDGGYKDDDGYVYIMGRVDDVINVAGHRLSTGEMEEFVASHPAVAECAVVGIQDEMRGQRPVAFVVLKDGMAIDEPTIETQLVTLIREQIGAVAYFKSAIIVKRLPKTRSGKILRKVMRQIADGESYNIPSTIDDPAILGEIAEKLQNRKIGKGFGEFAVT from the coding sequence ATGCAATCGTCAACACCCTCGTATGCAGGCTTTTACGAAGCCAGCCTTGCTAGTCCTGTGGATTTTTGGGCCGAACAGGCAACCAAAATTGCGTGGTATAACGCGCCCGTTCAAACATTAACGGTGAACGAAAAGGGGTTCTATCGGTGGTTTGATGGGGGAACACTAAACACCTGCTATCTGGCCGTGGATTATCACGTGGAGCACGGCCGTGCCGAGCAGGTGGCACTTATTTATGACTCTCCAGTGACCAAAAATGTTCAAAAATACACCTACGCCCAACTTCAATCGGAGGTGGCAAAATTGGCAGGGGCATTGCGTCAGTTGGGCGTCGAAAAAGGCGATTGCGTCGTGATTTATATGCCGATGGTACCCGAAGCGGCTTTTGCGATGCTGGCCTGTGCCCGTTTGGGGGCGGTTCATTCGGTGGTTTTCGGAGGATTTGCCCCGCACGAACTGGCCATACGCATTGACGATACCCGCCCTAAAGTGGTTATTTCGGCTTCGTGCGGTATTGAGTTTGAGCGGGTGATTCCGTACAAACCGTTGCTCGACGACGCCATTCGCCTCGCCCAATTTAAACCACCTCACTGTTTAATTTTACAGCGTCCCCAAATTCACGCCCTTGTGCAAGTGGAGCGCGACGTTGATTTCAGCACCGCTGTTGCGCAGGCCGAGCCCGTTGATTGCGTGCCCGTTGACGCCCTCGACCCGCTGTATGTTTTGTACACGTCGGGTACCACGGGCAAACCCAAAGGAATCGTTCGCGATAACGGGGGCCACGCCGTCGCCATGAAATTTTCGATGCAGTATGTGTACAACATTAAGCCAGGAGATGTGTATTGGGCGGCTTCAGATTTGGGCTGGGCGGTTGGTCATTCATACATTATCTATGCCCCTCTTATTCAGGGCTGTACCACCATTTTGTTTGAAGGAAAACCCGTTAGGACTCCCGATGCGGGCACATTTTGGCGCATTATTTCAGAACACCGCGTAAAGGTATTTTTTACCGCACCCACGGCGTTTCGCGCCATCCGGAAAGAAGACCCACAAGCCGAGTTTCTCCAAAAATACGACCTTGACTGCCTACAACAGCTCTTCGTAGCCGGAGAGCGCTGTGACCCTTCTACCCTCAAATGGCTGCAGGAAATAACCAACAAACCCATCATTGATCATTGGTGGCAAACAGAGTCTGGCTGGCCCATGATCGCTAACATGACTGGCGTGGAGCTCTTGCCCGTCAAACCTGGCTCCGCTACCAAGCCCGTTAGTGGATTTGATGTGCAGATTCTGGACGAAGACGGGCAGCCGTTGGGAGCCAACCAAGAAGGATATGTTTGCCTCAAACTCCCCTTGCCTCCGGGCTGCCTCCCCACGCTCTGGAACGACGATGCCCGCTTTCAGGAATCGTATCTTTCCAAATTTCCGGGTTATTATTTCTCGGGCGACGGCGGCTACAAAGACGACGACGGCTACGTGTACATCATGGGCCGCGTAGACGATGTCATCAACGTAGCGGGGCACCGCCTTTCTACGGGTGAAATGGAGGAATTTGTGGCTTCGCACCCTGCGGTGGCGGAATGTGCCGTGGTAGGGATTCAGGACGAAATGCGCGGACAACGCCCCGTTGCTTTCGTGGTGCTGAAAGATGGAATGGCCATCGATGAGCCGACGATTGAAACGCAGTTGGTGACGTTGATTCGGGAACAAATCGGAGCCGTGGCGTACTTCAAAAGCGCAATAATTGTAAAACGTTTGCCCAAAACTCGTTCGGGAAAAATCCTGCGAAAAGTGATGCGCCAAATTGCCGATGGCGAATCTTACAACATTCCTTCTACAATTGACGACCCCGCCATCTTAGGAGAAATTGCCGAAAAATTGCAGAACCGAAAAATTGGCAAAGGATTCGGGGAATTTGCAGTCACCTGA
- the acs gene encoding acetate--CoA ligase, translated as MRIRTFEEYQTAYQHSVEDPEGFWAEIAQEFKWHKPWKKVLEWNFSTPDIKWFVGGKTNITENALDRHLRELGNHPAIIWEPNDPSEPSVTLTYKMLHDQVCRFANVLKRNGVVKGDRVCIYLPMVPEAAIAILACARIGAVHSVVFGGFSAQSLTDRIIDSNCKVIVTSDGAARGNKNIPMKDTVDDALIACPSVQKVIVLTHTRTPISMIKGRDVWWESEMKQVTSDCRPEVMDSEDPLFILYTSGSTGKPKGVVHTTGGYMVYSAYTFQNVFQYEKDQVFFCTADVGWITGHSYIVYGPLLSGATSLMFEGIPTYPDAGRFWDIVDRHKVDILYTAPTAIRSLMGFGLKYVEGKDLSSLKVLGSVGEPINEEAWNWYNEHIGKGKCPIVDTWWQTETGGILISPIAGVTKTKPTYATLPLPGVQPILVDESGKEIEGNGVSGNLCIKYPWPSIIRTTWGDHERCRQTYFSTYPNLYFTGDGCLRDEDGYYRITGRVDDVLNVSGHRIGTAEVENAINMHADVIESAVVGYPHDIKGQGIYAFVICENTLDDEDLSRRDILATVTRIIGPIAKPDKIQFVRGLPKTRSGKIMRRILRKIAEGDTGNLGDTTTLLDPTVVDDIKAGAM; from the coding sequence ATGCGTATCCGTACATTTGAAGAGTACCAAACCGCCTATCAGCACAGTGTAGAAGACCCCGAAGGATTCTGGGCCGAAATAGCTCAGGAATTCAAATGGCATAAGCCATGGAAAAAAGTGCTCGAATGGAATTTTAGCACACCCGACATCAAGTGGTTTGTAGGCGGAAAAACAAACATCACCGAAAACGCCCTCGACCGTCATTTGCGTGAACTAGGCAATCATCCAGCCATCATTTGGGAACCCAATGACCCCTCCGAACCCAGCGTAACGCTCACTTACAAAATGCTGCACGACCAAGTGTGTCGTTTTGCCAACGTGCTCAAGCGCAACGGCGTTGTTAAAGGCGACCGCGTGTGTATTTACCTGCCAATGGTGCCCGAAGCGGCTATCGCCATCTTGGCCTGTGCGCGCATTGGTGCCGTTCACTCGGTGGTATTCGGTGGATTTTCGGCCCAGTCCTTGACCGACCGCATCATTGATTCTAACTGTAAGGTTATTGTAACCTCCGACGGTGCAGCGCGTGGCAATAAAAATATCCCCATGAAAGATACCGTTGACGACGCCTTGATTGCGTGTCCTTCGGTTCAAAAAGTAATCGTATTGACCCATACCCGCACGCCCATTTCGATGATCAAAGGCCGTGATGTATGGTGGGAAAGCGAAATGAAGCAAGTCACATCGGACTGCCGGCCAGAAGTGATGGATTCAGAAGACCCCTTGTTTATTCTTTATACTTCAGGCTCCACAGGCAAGCCCAAGGGCGTTGTGCACACCACGGGCGGCTACATGGTTTACTCTGCTTATACGTTCCAAAATGTATTCCAATACGAAAAAGACCAAGTATTTTTCTGTACCGCCGACGTTGGCTGGATCACGGGCCACAGCTACATCGTTTACGGCCCGCTGCTGAGTGGAGCCACTTCTCTGATGTTTGAAGGCATCCCGACCTATCCCGATGCTGGACGTTTTTGGGATATTGTTGACCGGCACAAAGTAGACATTCTTTATACCGCCCCCACGGCCATTCGGTCGTTGATGGGCTTCGGCCTGAAATACGTGGAAGGCAAAGACCTCAGCTCGCTCAAAGTGCTGGGCTCGGTGGGTGAACCCATCAACGAAGAAGCATGGAACTGGTACAACGAACACATTGGTAAAGGCAAATGCCCGATTGTCGACACATGGTGGCAAACCGAAACGGGCGGCATTCTGATTTCGCCCATCGCAGGTGTGACCAAAACCAAACCTACTTACGCTACCCTGCCACTGCCAGGTGTACAACCGATATTGGTCGATGAAAGCGGCAAAGAAATAGAAGGAAACGGCGTGAGCGGAAACCTTTGTATCAAGTATCCGTGGCCGTCTATCATACGCACCACTTGGGGTGATCACGAGCGCTGTCGTCAGACATACTTCTCGACCTATCCAAACCTATACTTTACGGGCGACGGCTGCCTCCGCGACGAAGACGGCTACTACCGCATCACGGGTCGCGTGGATGATGTGCTCAACGTATCGGGGCACCGCATCGGAACCGCCGAAGTAGAAAACGCCATCAACATGCACGCCGACGTCATCGAAAGTGCCGTGGTGGGCTATCCGCACGACATCAAAGGGCAGGGTATCTATGCGTTTGTCATTTGCGAAAATACCCTCGACGACGAAGACCTTTCTCGCCGAGATATTTTAGCGACCGTGACACGCATCATTGGGCCCATTGCCAAACCCGATAAAATCCAGTTTGTCAGAGGATTACCCAAAACGCGCTCGGGGAAAATCATGCGCCGGATTCTGCGTAAAATCGCCGAAGGAGATACTGGAAACCTAGGTGACACGACCACGCTTCTGGACCCCACGGTGGTAGATGATATTAAAGCAGGCGCGATGTAA
- a CDS encoding DUF1003 domain-containing protein: METSLNNQKIKHLETLLQKDLGRLSDEEMKILVSMSISRILVDNSLDDTRQKTTFGERIADKIAEFGGSWTFIISFGLFIAVWISVNVWLLLNKGFDPYPFILLNLLLSCLAALQAPVIMMSQNRQEQKDRARAKSDYEINLRAELEIRLLHEKLDYVIHKLETKK; encoded by the coding sequence ATGGAAACAAGTTTAAATAATCAAAAAATAAAACACCTCGAAACCCTTCTCCAAAAAGACTTGGGGAGATTGTCGGATGAAGAGATGAAAATATTGGTTTCCATGAGTATCAGCCGTATTTTGGTGGACAATTCGCTTGATGATACCCGACAAAAAACCACATTTGGCGAACGGATAGCAGATAAAATAGCGGAATTTGGCGGCAGTTGGACGTTTATCATCTCGTTTGGACTTTTTATCGCCGTCTGGATAAGCGTCAATGTGTGGTTGTTGCTCAACAAAGGTTTTGATCCTTACCCGTTCATTTTACTCAACTTGCTTCTATCTTGTTTGGCTGCATTGCAGGCCCCAGTCATCATGATGAGTCAAAATCGTCAGGAGCAAAAGGACCGCGCACGCGCCAAAAGCGATTACGAGATTAACCTCCGTGCTGAGTTGGAAATTCGACTTTTGCACGAAAAACTAGACTATGTGATTCATAAACTGGAGACGAAAAAATGA